GGCCTCAGGTTCCCACCCTGTCTCCCCTCGCCCTGCGGCTGGAGGGCGGGACTTCCCTCCCGTCCAGGCCCCGCCCTCAGCTAGCCGGAAGGCGGTGCTGCTCCTGCGCAGTGCTGAGGTCGTCTTTGGACCAATCACAGCCCAGTAAAACTGAGGCGGGTCACGCCCGCGCGCGCCCTCCACTGGCCCACCTGGCGTTGCGGAGGACCACGTGGAAAGCGGACTCCGAGGTCTCAGGCCCGGTGGCCCGCAGGCTCTCCATGTGCGGTGTTTCTGGTGTTTCGGCATCTCAGGGTCTGGGTGAGACCCTGCCTTACTTCCTCCTCGCTGCGCACTGACTTCTTCGTTCAGCCAACAAGGATCACAAGTACCTCCTCCAAACCTGGCCCTTGTGGAGCACAAAGTATGTCTGTTTTGGGGTGTGGGCCTGTCCCGTCAGTCCTCAGGTTGCCTTTGCGGTGGCAGGCCTATCTGGAAAGCTCCTGGACCAGGatccttccttctctttggcACTGGCAACTGGTGTCCTGCCGTTCCTCACGGGTCGCGATTCCCTTCATAGTAAAAACCCTGTGATGTGCCAGGGGCTTCAGGCCCCTAGGCTGACCTGTACCATGCTTGGCAAGTGATGGGTCCTGTTCCACTGTTTCCCAGTTTCTGCTTTCCCTTTGCTAGAAGATACCCCAGGGCTCCATTTAGTGCTCTACAGTTGTCAACTTCTGGGCTTCAGATTCTGTGGGGGCAGTGGGTGACAACAGTTTTCCTCCATGGGCCCCAAGTATTCCCTGGCTCCATTGGCAAGTCCCTTCACCAGCTCTAAGATCCCAGCTTAGCTCTCCAGCAGATGACAGCATTGGGAGAGGTAGCctgatataaattttaggaaagtGATTGAGAGCTGGGAGACAGGGGGTGCTGTGAGGCCTTCAACCAACTTCAAAATTTTCCTCGGCCTGAGTTTTTccacctataaaatggagatggtaTATAAATTGTAGAGATTGTGAATAGGCTCTGTAAACTGAAGCAGCAGACACACTGTTCTGTgcagtggtggtgtctggaggCAAGTGCAGATGAGATAATGAAAAGAGGCTGGATTCGAAGAAAAATTGTCACCCTTCAGTAAAACTTGCATTTCATTAGTAAGTGTTTgtgaaataaattagttaattttcTGTTGTAAGAGACatcaacaaataagcaaacaacaacaaaacttgcATTTCATTGCCCAGGGATTCCTGAAGGAAGAGTTTTTACTAGAATAACCCCCAACCAAAAccacttatttattctttctagaaGTGGAACTAAGTTTTTTCACCAGGGGGCATATTTTACCAAtttgtattagaaaaaaaaaatcacatcccaCATTATAAAGAAGCcagagtttctttctctccctctcccactctcactTTGCCCCCCCCCTTTCTCAGGATGACTTTTATTGATTGTATGGTGGAGCgtatttctattttccttgtggcttagtttttaaaatgtcacactGTGCGAGGATTGGCTTCAGAAAGTGCCAGCTGGTGTTTCACGTATGGCTATTCCCATCCAATCCCACCACCAGCTACTTAAAGGAGGACTGCGGTGGGTCGGGTGGCAGGGTTGCTGTGTGagtcaataaaaaaaatggagggataCTGCCAAAATCAACATTGGGTGTACGCTTTTCCTGCCACTGGGTTTATAATACAGAGGTTTAAGACAATATGTACAATGGACAAAACATGGGACCAAGAGTTGGGAACTATAACATCCCGAATCCTGTCACGATCCAGTAAGTCTGGGGCAAGTCACTACCCATATTTAGCTCTGTTTTCTCAACAGAACTGAAAGGGCCAGACTGGGGCTTTTGCTATTTAAGAATCATTTTCTGATTCTTAGGGAATAAAGGAGGCACCCCTTAGGGTTGCCTCCGTCATGACCACGCCCCCAACATGCCATTTCATTCCCATGGCAACGGCTGTTTGGGCTTCACTGACCTCCAGTTCTTTAGCAGCTGCTGCAGGTAGGAGGTTGCAGGACTTTGTTTACGGGCCAGAgtgctaatttctttttttctcttacagaTTGAATTTATTCTAGAAGTTCTATCTTCACCTCAGTGAGCTCACAGTAAATGCTGGAGGAGTGTGAAGTCAGCAACAAAAGGAGGTATGACAGCTTTAGTTTGCTAAAAAACCTCAAACACTAATATGTAAATGAGATTATGCAGTTTGTCCCACATCAGATCTCTTTGATGAATGATTCTTGTCTAAGTGATCACACAAATGCCACACAGGCTGCTGGTGTGAGAGTGTAAAAGTGCCCGTCTGGAGGTAGGATTTGAGCTTGGCCCCACTAGGTAAATGTGTGTTCTGCTAactcccttccctctctggaaCACAGCTTCGTCATTTGTACAAGAAGGAGTTTAGACTAATggtatgggctgaattgtgtctctcttgatctcagcccaatTCCCATGTTGAACTCCTAACCCCCAGTAACTCAGAATGGGACCTTATTTAGGAATTGGGTTGTAGATGTGATTAGTTGAGTCATGCTGGAGTATGGTAGGCCCCTAATCTAGTATGGCTGGCATCTTgataaaaagaagatatttggaTACAGATACAgacacagggagaatgccatgtaAAGAGAAATACATGGATGCTTCTACATATAAACGATCACAAAAGATTGCCCGCAAACTACCAGAAACTAGGTGAGAGGCAAATAACAAATTCTCCCTCACCATCCTTAGAAGAAACCAACTTTGCTGACCCCTCAATTGCagacttttagcctccagaactatgtgacaataaatttctgttctttaactGTGGaaggccgcgataaggcttgagacgaggaccaaaccaggccctgacttgtgtctcctttaaagtccaaatagcctaacaaaaggcttaggatggaaaagttgaatagcactgagaaagggtctgtgctacgTGTTGTGCGCTCacctacgtgacttcccacatgtttactagttagatgagagcaatttggttggggtcataaacacttcactggtccttgctgttccagcacagctcatagatcactctcaggtttgctgttacttcttgtatcaatacgggacaattgtactaacatcagccattgcctacagGTGCACCTCGTTCGTTTCTCACTAGTTCTCACAAGAAACCAGAGGGTCTgcaattagaccttgagaagtaggtaatggggaagtccggaggtttttgtgcatgtagcaaattcttttgtgaCCAGCTGAAGATAGTTCCTGTTCCTATAGAATGCCTTACTGCCCTGAATACAGTCgacactgttggacatcctcctcagtgctcctcctgcccccatctctttgtctcggaacttcttttcaccatcctcttaccctcacgttcctggtcgGTTTGTCGCTGGCCGCGACACTTAACCATTCTGATAGAGTAAGTTAGACAGGAGCTGGAGACAAAGGTGGTGACAGACACATGACACATTACAAGCCTGACGGCACAACATCCTGACTTTGTGACTTTTAACATCCTGGTCTTAAGTCTTCGAATACCCTTGGGCTGACAGGACAAGAGCCACAGGTAGAGAACTTGCACTCTTCTCTCCAGCCTCGACCCCCAGGGTAACCTATAGTTTTACACCTTGGTTTCAATCCCCACCCCTGTGGAGGAAAATGGCCCTGACAGTTTCAGCAAGAACCTTGTAGGGCCAGAAGACTCCCCCTCCCAACTGGTAGGAGGAGTTACTGAGGTTTTACAAAACAACTTCAGTTGGATACTCGCCCCTGGTTAGGACCTACAACCTATGCAGACACAAAAAGAAGAGACCCCTAGCTCCAGTGCAGTTGCCGCTTCTGGGCCCAACCGCCCTCCAAACTTAAGAATGCACTGTCCCTAAAAAACTGCTTTGTGCTAGCTACTTTCCTTCTGGTTATCTTTATTTGTGCACGGATCCTTTGTGGGGGATCCAAGAGACCTCTCTGCACACAATGCAGACTCTCTCCCACCAGTAACAATTCGATTTGCAGTTCATTGTTAAGGTAGCCCCAGCAAGCTAATACTACTGTATCAGTGGCTTGCAGTCTTTTCACTACCAAGAACCTTTTTGCTCTTTGATCTCCTGTGGACCCAGTTcatttatataacaaatatttattgagcacctactatataccAGGCCCTTAATGTAGGCATTGGAGATACACAAAGTCACAAAGCGAAGTTCCCTCCTCTTGAGCTCATTCTGtatgttttagtatatgtgctgccgaagcgagcaccattctgtatgttttaaaagatttagtcGGCAAAGTATATTACGGCTTAGTTTAgtaataatttgtatattttctcaTGAGATAACAAGTATTACCTCATCAATGTGATATAATTAGTGCCTAAAATCAAAGAAAGGTCATATTCTAAGTAGCTATTGATCTCCTATGGCAAGTAAACGgaattttttagggttttttttaaacatattgaaAATTATTCTCAGAAACTCCAAGTATGGATCCCTAGGGGTACAAGAACTTCATTATAGGGTGATTAGCTAGAGCAGGGGTGGCAAATTTTTCCTGTGAAGGGCCAGATATTATGGACTATACGTCTCTGTTACAAGTACATAATATTGCTATTGTAGTTTGAAAGCAGCTATAGATGATACAAACTAATGAGTATGGTGGAATTccaataaaattgtatttatggacactgaaatttgaatttcataccaTTTTCACGTGTGGcaaaatattaactcttcttttgatttttttcatccattgAAAACGGAAAACCCTTTCTTAATTCACAAGCTGTAGGAAAACAATTTGCAGGCGGGCTGTATGTATTCACCCAGATGGCCACAGTTTGCCAACCCcacagttaaattttaattttgcccTAGTTCTGGAATTAGATGATTCTTAACCCCCTAAGGTTCTAGATGAGGACCATAGAGGAAATCAGTTTGAGCTCAAACCCAGGCTACTTGCAGCCCAGCCCACAGTGCTTATCGCTGTTTTAAGCTGCCCTGTTTGGTTATGATTTCATATGCGGTCTTTGTATCCATGTGGTGCAGAAAATAGATGTGTGGTCAGCGGCCCATTTCCAGGCGTTGACCATGTAAGGGTTGTCCTCTTACTAGCTGCCAGTGGCAACCTTATTTTGTCAAGCCTGACCCTATGCTTACCGCACTGTTTTCGTTTATACGTCTCTCGGGTTGCGCGGGCCCGGGAGGCCCATCTGTCCCTTACTATTTGAGTCCCTGTTGTCTCATTGGCAGCTTTCTGAGAAGCTGCAAAATGTTTTTAACCTGAAGTGGAAGTTGGGGTCACTGGCATCGTCAGGCCCGGACAGTCACGCTCAGCAAGGGCTCTTTCAGCTCTGACATGGACTAGCTTGCGGACTCCCGTGAGTGTTAAACTAACTCCTCCCACTTTCCCAGGGCTGGACTTTCACTGCTGGTAATAATAATGAGGCGTTTCTCAAGGGCTGGGAAATAGTGAGCACTTCTttttttgtgttgtcttcagaAATTGCTTGGTTGCCTAGGaccacagtcttctgcctgctcGTCCCTCTTCGCGGCTCATCTGCTCCGGTAGCCTCGACACCGCAGCTTGGCGACGCGGTTCGGAGGGGGACCAGAGGTGCTCCCGCGCGCTCAGGGGGCGGCGGCAGCGCCGTCCACCTCGGAGGATCATGCTGCGAGGCAAGTCCCGGCTCAACGTGGGGTGGCTGGGCTACTCGCCCGGCCTGCTCCTCGAACACAGACAGCTCTTCACAGAGCGCACGCCTCGGAGCCCTAGCCGGTAAGTCACGTGAACGCCGGCGTCGCTCAACGTCACCATGGCGCGCCGCACTTGCGCACTGCGTCCCGCCTCCCGGCTCTGGCCGGCACTTCCGGCGCGGCACTCCTCTACCGGTCGCCTACCGAGCGGAGTGAGTGCGGTCCTAGAGCCCAGCCCGCCTCCCAGCACCTGCTGCGGGCGCGGCTACACCATGGAGCGCCTTGATAAAGTGGCGCTAAATGCGCTGCAGCCACCCGACTTCAGGTAGTCCCGAGCGGGCCCCAGACCGGGTAGGGGTCCTGACCGCAAGGCGACCTGGCCCTGGCCTGGAGTGGGGTGTAAAGGAAGGCCTGAACAGAGCGGGCTGGCCTGCAGTGGGTGTGAGGTCTGGACCCTCGGGGCCGGGCTGCGGGATGGGGGAGGACGGAGGCAGGTTGGGGTCTGCATCGTCTACACGCACGGAAGCTGGGGCTCGGGGTCATAGGGGAGAGGTCGGCGGGCCTTCAGCTGGCGCTCCTGTTCTAGCCTTTCCTTTCGCTGTCGTCTATTTTGCGATCTTGCTCTCTGCAATCTCTCCCCACTGCAGGGTGAGCTCCCTGAGGACAGGAACCCGACCTTCTCCATCTACGTGTTCCCTACGGGGCCTGCATCGTTGGGGTTTAAATGTTTGCTGTATGAATGAACGAGGGGAAGAGAGTAGGGCTTCCCCTGGTTTAAGACTTCACTTGGGGGAATTAGTAGGATGAGGGTTGGTGGCTAAATAGAACGGCTGTTCTGGCCCACTGTGGCCCACTAGCCTAGCCAATGATACCTGGGTAGGCAAAAGGGTGGAGAAGGATTTAGCTGCCATTTGATGatgacctactgtgtgccagactcAACTTAGGCTCTTTATTACATACTTTAGTAAAATTAAGAAAGTGTTgttcccccttaaaaaaaaaaagaagataaagttaCTCAGgacaagtgacttgcccaagatcacacagttagGACACACAATTAGTAAGTGTTGAAGCTGGTATTTGACCAATCCCGCTGATTCCAAAACCTGTAATCTTTGAAGCCCCAtgatccttttctctctcttatgaTGTCAGTAtagatgttttttaaattattttttactagTGAGGATACCAACATAATTTTGTCAGGTACACTTATAATAATACAGTGTAGCCCTCCTACATCTGATTCTAGTATTTCATAATGGAATTTGCAGTGAAACCTACTTGCAGAGGAAGTCTTGATTGCCACAGAAGGGAAGTAGTAAGCTGTATCTGCCTACTGCTTGCTGCAGAAGTTCATATCAAGTGGGTAAACTATAGGTGGTTTAGAGTGGTAGAACAGTAAGGTTCATCCTAAGTTATTTCTTTGTTAGAGGCCCACTTTAATTCTGGATTTTTCtcgttctttatttctttttttttttttaaagattttatttatttatttgacagagatcacaagtgggcagagaggcaggcagagagagaggaggaagcaggctccctgaggaacagagagcccgatgcggggctcgatcccaggaccctgagatcatgacctgagccgaaggcagaggcttaacccactgagccacccaggcgcccctctcgtTCTTTATTTCTAACAAGTCTCTGTAACACCCAGTGAGAGAGTCGTAGAAGAAATCAGTTGAATGATACCAGTTACTTTGTTTTAGAATGATTCACCTGTTAGACCCAAGCTGGCTTGTGCCTGCAGAACTGCCAGCTGTGGTGGGGATGTGGCTGGAAGCCAAAGAGAAGATGTCCTGTAAACATTAGAGGAAGTTTGCTAGTTTTCAAAAGTCTGTGTGCTTAACTTGATACTTAGTCCCATATTTGTGAGGTCATAACCCAGAATCAAAATTTTGGAGCGTAGggtaaaaaaagtgaaaaagagttgaaaataaacTGCAAATTGTTAAGCTGAGCCCATGCCTGGTATAAGAGTGTGGGGCTAGAAATTAACATGTAGAAAAGAGAAGACTAGGTTTAAGCGGTGGGGTTGTAAATGCTTTTGTTTGCCTTAACACATTTTTGTATGGTTATTACAGCATCTTTTCAATAATGATGTGTTCTGAAGGCCAGGTGAGATATTACATATTTAAGAGAGATGATCTGAAGAACAAAAGAACCAGTTAACACTCCCTTTCTCTAGATTCTCAAGCTTTGTTTCTTCATCAGGTTAGATTATTTTAACTTTGCATGCCTAAAACACATACTTGAACTCACCATAGAAACACCCAGGTCATGTTTTTTGTTGGGATTCATGAAAGAAGtggtcaaggggcgcctgggtggctcagtggttaagccgctgccttcggctcaggtcatgatctcagggtcctgggatctagccccgcatcgggctctctgctcagcggggagcctgcttccttcccctctctctgcctgcctctctgcctacttgtgatctctctctgtcaaataaataaatctttaaaaaaaaaaagaaagaaagaagtggtcAAATACTTACGTTGAATTTTTATAGACCTACCGTAGAGCTACTCATATTCTTCATGAGGATTACACAATAAATTTCCCGAAAAGTTTACTACCAGGAAACAGTTTAAGGGAGCATGACTATATAGATGAGGATTGTGTAGCTCAGTGATCATTGTAGGAGGATGTGTTGAAAGATGACCCACTGAAgtagggaaagaaaatattacaacttctacatgaatttattttaacCATATCTTTTTTAGTATCTAGTTTCgcacatgttttatattttaagtaatgaaTTGATAATATGTGTGTAGATGATCTGTTCAAAAAGATCAGTATGCCTTTATATGGGCTTTGTGCTCAAAACTTATATTTAAGATGGATTAATAGTCAAAAAAGTTTGTAGACCATTGTTTATATGCCATGAACTTGAGatgttcccttcctttctgggcttCCAGAAACAACCTTGCTAATCATTTACACAGTTAAAAGAACCCCTTTGCCTGGGTTTTCTAGGGCTCCAGAGAAATGTGCAGGACTAATAGGAAGCAAGGTGGCACGGTAAGTCCTGTAATAACAGGTATGAGCTAAGTGTGATGGCATCCCAGAGCAATGAGTCGTTTCAGGCGGAATGATCAGGAAAAGTGCCTAGAGGATAGGCTCTGTTGAGGGGGACTTTGAAGGCTTGGTTATCTCCTTCCTAAAGACACggacaagggcgcctgggtggctcagttggttaaacaactgccttcggctcaggtcattaccctggagtcccaggattgagtccggcatcgggctccctgctctgcagggagtctgcttctccctctgaccctccacccaCCCTGACTCTctcaaatagtaaataaataaaatcttaaaaaagatgtGGACAAAAACTGGAGCCTCTCAGGATTACCAGAAAGAGAATTAAGTTCAAGTGTTGACAATAAGCGTAAAGTGTGAAGTGTGTTAAGGTAGTCTGATGATAGATTTAAGAGACGAAAAAGGCCCTTGAGCTAAGTGATTAAAGCTATAGGGTTTACTGCGTTTGCAGTGTACGTGGTGGTATGTATCTGTATGAGGTACAAATGTGTCCAGGGTTGCTGGAAACCTACTGTCGCTTCACTTTGCAGTAGTGCTGCTCATTTGTAGCAATGTATAGGACAAATCCTGACATATATCTACTTACTGAAAAGTCAGTGAAACAACATTAAGGAACATTTTGAAAATGGggaaataactttatttttgtatattaatctgTAGTCCTTTTTTATTTGCACACATTTTTACATAATTGGAATAGTATATGTCAGGGGTTGGTGAAGTtcttctgtaaaggaccagatagcAACTATTTGAAGTTTTGAGGGCCGTATAGTTTGGTACCACTACTCAGCTTGTCCTTTGTAGCTCCAAAGCCACCTTAGATGATACGTAAACAAATGGGTGTGTCTGTGTTCCagttaaactttatttatagaaatagGCATTGGGCCCTTAGGCCTTATTTTGCAGATCCCTGATATACATAATATGATGTAGTTTGCCTTGTGTTCATTTGTCACACAAGGACTTTCTGAGTAATGGTCAGAATTTTTTTGCTGGATCCATATATTGATACACATCAATTGTgaaatcattttcttattgtgGACATTTTTATTGTATCCAGTTTCGTTTGTGGTTTTATGTTAATCTTTTTTATGTTAGTctttgtattaatattttaagtagCAGATTATCAGACTTGTTTTTCTTCAAGTATAAATTTGAAAAGCTTGATTGCGTTCTTCAGAATGGTTTTCTTATATTCTGGATCAAAACTTTCTCCACTGGAatatttccttgattttaaaataacctcCGGACAAATAGAATTCACTGAATAGAAGGTGTTttgacattaaatttttttttttagcttcagttttttatttattttttattttttttataaacatataatgtatttttatccccaggggtaaggtctgtgaatcgccaggtttacacacttcacagcactcggcatcagggaaatacaaatcaaaaccacaatgagatcacctcacaccagtcagaatggctaaaatgaacaagtcaggaaatgacagatgctggcgaggatgcggagaaaggggaaccctcctccactgttggtgggaatgcaagctggtgcaaccactctggaaaacagcatggaggttcctcaaaatgttgaaaatagaactaccctatgacccagcaattgcactactgggtatttaccctaaagatacaaacgtagtgatccaaagtgatcgtgcacccgaatgtttatagcagcaatgtccacaatagccaaactatggaaagaacctagatgtccatcaacagatgaatggataaagaagaagtggtatatatacacaatggaatactatgcagccatcaaaagacattaaattttttaaaaagactttatttatttatttgacagagagagagattacaagtaggcagagaggcaggcagagagagagagagatcacaagtaggcagagaggcaggcagagggagagagggaagcaggctccccactgagcagagagtccgatgtggagctcgatcccaggaccccgggatcatgacctgagccgaaggcagaggctttacccactaagcaacccaggcaccccttgacattaaatttttaatgagTCCATGTTGCATGAAGACTATCTAAGTTGTACTATAGCTATTTAATTACAAAGAAAGTAAGTTTCCTTCAGCTGCATCCACATTGTTCTAGACGGCTTTTTCTCTGGAGATCTCTCATGCCTTGTTTGTACTGTGTCCAGCTGGCCCTTGATAGTGTGCTTTGTGGAGGAACGTCATtagttgttttctctcttctccttcactGTCTCCGTTATATATTCGGTGATTAGGGTGTGCTTGCATAGCACTCTGGATACTACAAACCCCTTTCATAGTTTGACGCTTCCTCTCACACTGGATCTGAATGGCAGTTTCTTGGGTGTTCTCTAGCTCTTCGGGATCTTCTCATTTTGAGTTCCTgactcctcttcctctgtccagtGCTTCTAAGGCAGAGGCAAGGTTTCCAGCATCTTTCTGTGGACACAAAACCAGTTGGAAATGGCTGTGCAGGttctgattttctctttgtttactTTCTTCCAGAAACGAAAGTTCATTAGCATCTACCCTGAAGACGCTCCTGTTCTTCACAGCTTTAATGATCACTGTACCTATTGGGTTATATTTCACGACTAAGTCTTACGTTTTTGAAGGTAATCCTAAATGATAAAACAAGACATTTCCGCCTTAGTATATTTAAGATTCTATGTGTTTATGATCTCTTTATATCTGTAAGCTGGGTATTCTTAATTTGCTGCttccatctgtttctgttttgcttttcaaaaatcaTGTTGTTCAAGTGAGTCTTCCTTCATGAAATTAACTTGTTCATCATTGAGTCATTTTAGCGTGACAGTGTATTTGTTGATGGTTCTGTGAAATAGCTTGCAAGTCCTTTCTCTTACTATACCTCTGACAGCAAGATTTGGCTGACATGAGAGGAGGAATTTGGGGCAATGTACCTTTGGTAGCAGACATtagtagaaaaaggaaattaagtcCCCTTTGTATGTTGAAGTCTGTAAGTGAAGTGATAATTACatttttcactcagaataatgtt
This region of Meles meles chromosome X, mMelMel3.1 paternal haplotype, whole genome shotgun sequence genomic DNA includes:
- the VMA21 gene encoding vacuolar ATPase assembly integral membrane protein VMA21; the encoded protein is MERLDKVALNALQPPDFRNESSLASTLKTLLFFTALMITVPIGLYFTTKSYVFEGAFGMSNRDSYFYAAIVAVVAVHVVLALFVYVAWNEGSRQWREGKQD